From Microplitis mediator isolate UGA2020A chromosome 11, iyMicMedi2.1, whole genome shotgun sequence, one genomic window encodes:
- the LOC130677046 gene encoding ovochymase-like: MNINMVVIIRIILTSLFLLNIKNSGVESITFLTRNDLNLMDKVDNFERSPYELADKMEARNNQAKNGQFPWMAAVHALYLDKVWTYRVCGGSIIAARWVLTAGHCVKNIKEFLVIFGDVDRRNSGYRTYDGPGVAMLATDSVIHPDYQINVNDIALLYMPEDIPFGPTIKPIRLAGRNEVYKSYAGRQALVLGWGGDGISQTRRDSLQFGFLPIISQEKCFLDWDLPESVVCTAANTGVDACKGDSGSPLVIDSNRYHDYLQIGIVSSGYDVECPSSRPGLYTRVDYFNEWIYFVTGIQY; the protein is encoded by the exons atgaatataaatatggtTGTGattataagaataattttgacttcattatttttattaaacattaaaaatagtGGCGTTGAATCGATAACGTTTCTTACGCGAAATGACTTAAATCTTATGGACAaag TTGACAATTTTGAACGATCGCCATACGAGCTTGCGGATAAAATGGAAGCGAGAAATAACCAAGCGAAAAACGGACAATTCCCATGGATGGCTGCTGTCCATGCACTTTATCTTGATAAAGTCTGGACTTACAGAGTCTGCGGAGGGTCAATAATAGCAGCACGATGGGTACTGACGGCCGGTCActgtgtaaaaaatataaaagaatttttggtGATATTCGGTGACGTTGACAGACGAAACTCTGGATACCGAACTTATGACGGACCTGGAGTTGCAATGCTGGCTACTGATTCTGTTATTCATCCAGATTACCAGATAAATGTCAACGATATCGCGCTACTTTATATGCCGGAAGATATTCCGTTTGGAC cgACAATAAAACCAATAAGACTAGCAGGACGCAATGAAGTATACAAGTCGTACGCAGGAAGGCAGGCACTGGTTTTGGGTTGGGGTGGAGATGGAATATCACAAACAAGACGCGACTCACTTCAGTTTGGTTTCCTGCCAATTATTTCACAGGAGAAGTGTTTTCTAGATTGGGACCTACCAGAAAGTGTTGTCTGTACGGCAGCTAATACTGGGGTCGACGCTTGCAAAGGAGACAGTGGAAGTCCACTTGTGATAGACAGCAACCGGTACCATGATTACTTGCAAATCGGCATCGTAAGTTCTGGTTACGATGTCGAATGTCCGAGTTCGAGACCCGGTTTGTACACACGAGTTGATTATTTCAACGAATGGATTTATTTTGTCACGGGAatacaatattaa
- the LOC130677003 gene encoding cytochrome b5-like gives MSDNLYSLQEVSKHNNNESTWIIIKSSVYDVTDFLNEHPGGAELIKECAGKNATSDFNNSGHSSDARRTMKLYKIGEISEESKVINDDISDKENLSTKKRKIFIPLFCNCTNRQ, from the exons atgtctGATAATTTGTATAGTCTTCAAGAAGTTTCAAAGCATAACAATAATGAAAGCACGtggattattattaaaagttcAGTTTATGATGTGACGGATTTTTTGAATGAG CATCCGGGAGGCGCGGAATTGATAAAAGAATGCGCTGGGAAAAATGCAACTagtgattttaataattctggACACTCGAGTGACGCCCGGCGTACAATGAAACTCTACAAAATCGGGGAGATTTCTGAG gagaGCAAAGTAATAAATGATGATATTTCTGATAAAGAAAacttatcaacaaaaaaacgtaaaatttttattccattgTTCTGTAATTGTACTAATagacagtaa
- the LOC130677217 gene encoding FMRFamide-related peptides-like, whose translation MIAYGLIYGLVIIGNCILSSATILKGGDPSSLHLYKTNLRPLNELDYILKRSAGAVANVDESPDSKERRSQMGSSFIRFGRNHMTGTGENIEYSLNGLSDVDSSRIPRGRSDVIIRFGRSGSGKIDSMILRNNKLLKVIPIDIEQLGIVCSDILAADNSSAELARLCNSFMSNDEKNE comes from the exons ATG attgcATACGGATTAATATACGGCCTCGTGATAATTGGAAACTGCATACTGTCATCGGCAACGATCTTGAAAGGGGGGGATCCCTCATCTCTGCATCTTTACAAAACAAACTTACGGCCACTAAATGAGCTGGATTACATACTGAAGCGTAGTGCGGGGGCGGTGGCCAACGTTGACGAGAGTCCAGATTCAAAAGAACGACGGAGTCAAATGGGATCATCATTTATACGATTCGGCCGTAACCATATGACCGGTACCGGAGAAAATATCGAGTACTCATTGAACGGTCTCAGTGACGTCGACTCATCTCGGATTCCTCGCGGCCGTTCTGACGTCATCATACGTTTCGGTAGATCTGGCTCCGGTAAAATCGACTCAATGATCCTGCGTAATAACAAATTACTAAAAGTGATACCGATTGATATCGAACAATTGGGTATCGTTTGCTCAGATATTTTGGCTGCTGATAATTCTTCCGCAGAACTTGCGCGTCTCTGCAATTCCTTTATGtctaatgatgaaaaaaatgaataa
- the LOC130677048 gene encoding transient receptor potential protein: MNQSESRENLVDNEARAPSMQSLQPPTEYVLGQVEKHFLLSAERGDCATVRRLLEEHKDHPEILNINCVDPLNRSALIAAIENENVELIHILLEWKINVKDALLHAIKEEYVEAVEILLDYEEKIHVAGQPYSWEALESGDYNFTPDITPLVLAAHKNNYEILKILLDRGATLPCPHDARCGCDECVTSNDQDSLRHSRSRINAYRALTSSSLIALSSRDPLLTAFELSWELRRLSRMEQEFRSDYNELKEQCQVFATSLLDHARTSHELEIILNYNPTGDNWEPGERQTLDRLKLAIKYKQKQFVAHPNVQQLLAAIWYDGLPGFRRLSMVGQLIEVGKLGSMFPIYSTIYMVSPTSKMGLFMKKPFVKFICHSSSYAFFLMLLGMASQRVEYLVIELFGNAWMREILAGWKKHERGSIPGFVESGVIIYIISLVTAEIRSLWADGLLEYVSDLWNIVDFIQNTFYVVWIMMRATAWFVVQREYWSGEDPWYPRDQWDAFDPMLLSEGAFAAGMIFSFLKLVHIFSVNPHLGPLQISLGRMIIDIIKFFFIYTLVLFAFGCGMNQLLWYYADLEKAKCYLRNPEIPDFDNEEKACSIWRRFANLFETSQSLFWASFGMVDLMSFDLTGIKSFTRFWALLMFGSYSVINVIVLLNMLIAMMSNSYQIISERADTEWKFARSHLWMSYFEDGDTVPPPFNMVPTAKSFNKVISCGKTGRPTKSIIKKNREKAQERHDIVIRILVRRYVTAEQRKRDDFGITEDDVIEIRQDISTLRYELIDILRQNGMKIPNVDQGDASISGKKGRVMERRLQKDFQIGIVEGIVNSVIQSEKEPKDVFSQLARAIGKRASENKKDWNAVVRKNTIARDPIGSRTDAQIRQTRRSLRIHQRNHPESDLASLDPNRLVEYNPNLVEVSPATRVAYAKFIMGKMNKSELKKAVSFEEGDETADKDGKEDDKKVQRTASKVTINTSGGNQSKPRPQLSTSGSLSDSLRKTMLKATASITSQDKGDARIIPSPIPEEPVEDEEKRKKEEENRKKEEEEKKKEEEKKKEDEKKIEGEKKVEGEKKVEGEKKVEEEKKVEGEKKEEEKKKDDKPGQSSDNKTTADKPKVERPPEAETKARGKSKATGKVMGGWI; encoded by the exons atgaatcaatcGGAGTCGAGGGAAAATTTGGTTGATAATGAGGCACGAGCACCTTCTATGCAATCATTGCAACCACCTACTGAGTATGTACTTGGTCAAgttgaaaaacattttctgTTAAGTGCTGAGCGAGGTGACTGTGCTACTGTTCggag GCTGCTCGAAGAGCATAAAGATCACCCGGAAATACTGAACATAAACTGTGTCGACCCGTTAAATAGATCCGCGCTGATCGCGGcaattgaaaatgaaaatgttGAACTGATTCACATATTATTGGAGTGGAAAATAAATGTGAAGGATGCACTTTTGCATGCCATTAAAGAGGAGTACGTCGAAGCTGTTGAAATTCTTCTTgattatgaagaaaaaattcatgttgCTGGTCAACCATAC AGCTGGGAAGCCCTGGAAAGTGGCGACTATAATTTCACACCTGATATCACTCCATTGGTTCTAGCggctcataaaaataattatgaaatacttaaaatattaCTTGATCGTGGTGCAACTTTACCATGTCCTCATGATGCcag atGCGGTTGCGACGAGTGCGTTACGTCCAACGATCAAGATTCACTACGTCACTCTCGCTCTCGGATAAATGCTTACCGTGCATTAACATCGTCCTCACTTATTGCCCTATCGTCACGAGATCCTCTACTAACTGCATTTGAATTATCCTGGGAATTACGACGGCTAAGTCGTATGGAGCAGGAATTCAGATCTGACTACAAT gAACTTAAAGAACAATGTCAAGTATTTGCGACATCGCTGCTGGATCACGCACGCACTTCACACGAACTTGAAATAATTCTTAATTATAATCCAACTGGTGACAATTGGGAGCCAGGCGAACGACAAACATTAGATAGACTAAAACTtgctattaaatataaacaaaaacag TTTGTAGCACATCCGAATGTTCAACAATTATTAGCAGCCATTTGGTACGACGGATTACCAGGATTTCGGCGATTAAGTATGGTCGGGCAATTAATTGAAGTTGGAAAACTCGGCAGCATGTTTCCTATATATAGTACAATATATATGGTATCGCCTACGTCAAAAATGGGATTATTTATGAAGAAACCATTCGTTAAATTTATCTGTCACTCGTCTTCTTACGCCTTCTTTCTCA TGTTACTTGGAATGGCGTCTCAACGTGTTGAATATCTggtaattgaattatttggaAATGCATGGATGAGAGAAATCTTAGCTGGCTGGAAGAAACATGAACGAGGTTCTATTCCGGGCTTTGTTGAATCcggtgtaattatttatattataa gtCTGGTAACTGCCGAAATTCGTTCACTTTGGGCCGATGGTTTACTCGAATATGTTTCCGATCTCTGGAATATCGTTGACTTTATTCAAAACACTTTCTACGTAGTCTGGATTATGATGAGGGCAACTGCATGGTTTGTCGTACAA AGAGAATACTGGAGTGGAGAAGATCCCTGGTATCCAAGAGATCAGTGGGATGCTTTTGATCCGATGCTATTGTCCGAGGGAGCCTTTGCCGCGGGAATGatattcagttttttaaaattagttcaTATATTTAGTGTCAATCCACATTTGGGACCGCTTCAAATATCATTGGGTCGtatgattattgatattattaaatttttttttatttacacccTCGTGTTGTTTGCATTTGGCTGTGGTATGAACCAGCTCCTGTGGTATTATGCGGATCTTGAAAAGGCAAAATGTTATCTACGTAATCCGGAGATACCGGATTTTGATAACGAAGAAAAGGCGTGTTCGATTTGGCGAAGATTTGCGAATCTTTTTGAAACTTCGCAGTCACTATTTTGGGCAAGTTTTGGTATGGTTGATTTGATGTCATTTGATTTAACGGGAATCAAAAGTTTTACGAGATTTTGGGCGTTGCTGATGTTTGGATCGTACTCTGTTATCAATGTTATTGTTTTACTGAACATGCTGATTGCTATGATGTCGAACTcttatcaaattatttcg gaACGCGCGGATACTGAATGGAAATTTGCGAGAAGTCATTTATGGATGAGTTATTTTGAAGATGGAGATACTGTACCGCCGCCTTTTAATATGGTACCCACTGCTAAATCATTCAACAAAGTCATTTCTTGTGGTAAAACTGGACGTCCTACTAAATCAATTATT aaaaaaaatcgtgaaaaagCTCAAGAACGACATGATATAGTAATACGTATATTAGTACGTCGTTATGTAACCGCCGAACAAAGAAAACGTGATGATTTTGGTATAACAGAAGACGATGTAATTGAAATACGTCAAGATATTTCGACATTGAGATATGAATTAATAGACATATTACGTCAGAATGGAATGAAAATACCCAATGTTGATCAAGGGGATGCCTCAA TCTCCGGAAAGAAGGGTCGTGTGATGGAGCGTCGATTACAGAAAGACTTCCAAATAGGCATCGTTGAAGGAATAGTTAATTCAGTGATCCAGAGTGAGAAGGAACCGAAGGATGTATTCAGTCAATTAGCCCGTGCTATTGGTAAACGAGCAAGTGAGAATAAGAAAGATTGGAACGCTGTTGTAAGGAAGAATACTATTGCACGTGATCCGATTGGCAGCAGAACAGACGCTCAGATTCGTCAAACCCGACGGAGTCTTCGTATTCATCAAAGAAATCATCCGGAATCAGATTTGGCGTCTTTGGATCCGAATCGTTTGGTTGAATATAATCCTAATTTGGTGGAAGTCTCGCCAGCTACACGTGTCGCTTATGCTAAATTCATAATGGGAAAAATGAACAAGagtgaattgaaaaaagcTGTTTCATTCGAAGAAG GCGACGAAACTGCGGATAAAGATGGCAAAgaagatgataaaaaagtacaaaGAACAGCTTCGAAGGTAACAATAAATACTTCTGGAGGAAATCAATCAAAACCGAGACCGCAATTATCAACTTCTGGGTCATTAAGTGATTCGCTGAGAAAGACGATGCTTAAAGCTACGGCGTCGATAACAAGTCAAGATAAAGGAGATGCGAGAATTATTCCTTCTCCGATACCAGAAGAACCTGTTGAAGATGAGGAGAAGAGAAAGAAAGAAGAAGAAAACCGAAAGAAGGAAGAAGAGGAGAAAAAGAAAGAAGAGGAAAAGAAGAAGGAAGACGAGAAGAAAATTGAAGGGGAGAAAAAAGTCGAGGGAGAGAAGAAAGTGGAGGGAGAGAAGAAAGTGGAAGAAGAGAAGAAAGTGGAGGGAGAGAAGAAAGAAgaggaaaagaaaaaagatgATAAACCTGGACAAAGTTCAGATAATAAAACTACTGCAGATAAACCAAAAGTTGAAAGACCTCCAGAAGCAGAAACAAAAGCACGAGGAAAATCGAAAGCTACGGGTAAAGTTATGGGCGGTTggatttaa